In Brienomyrus brachyistius isolate T26 chromosome 3, BBRACH_0.4, whole genome shotgun sequence, the following proteins share a genomic window:
- the LOC125739472 gene encoding uncharacterized protein C3orf20-like isoform X3, giving the protein MEDRPGPIYFFDQHSSKNDKRSRFSADRPPFPLRYYCNQPSFESVINRSVAYGVSEEEDDDDSEMKREKQKRGIKWETLLSSKNSQGSVGAWGSGVEDKVHLNELRKRAAYLLQELGKLLHQCDRCEVDFSLPRGLMNILNYTWNELTGVDAYDKRRWKSLDFTGRKERDLKAALAAAEPSVDARQTDGLQVKKKNRKTAEKLSEEIVLESPSLQNKQTNAKAHSCECLTLESSEVPTTISFSISSGLCRDQGWLIYPEPPPPDDPDWQAQCQWVVERLQPVVKAIKEQTAKLKEQGLTKSLVLRHYGDDRKRAVIGCRRAGVPFCGPPPLPQMVQEEPSLPKLHYRTDDGTSFIYYPSGRVAVCQTPSGLLCGGFYTNVFGDSPEQDILATFTALGCGSVTHPLSGTVTATWNQRGGFMCDPNGAVKKEWIWGLRTSSNGPIRMQVTELISLRVRSPASATLWFRGPQESVQLSITPPSGVKSLEAVRPTEAVTTEVTNSQMNRVAQPGRQMEQELRRLRRRAGSIVDCWLEHYRVTVGLKVSESPCWTPLKQQLPSAALDSISTAGTEVPYSEQPLGGSAEGHMTIHHQSAPANSIRWDLPICTPVSRRLKTPRDEKRGEAQYVREAGPLRVYSNVMLDLLLTSRSSEISQPHPVPPGLSVPCPSLLRATLLGHEGCRLCPCSAHCMPLLTDLEYDTFISSQALRRQQILIVCVAAAQNPRSASAEAALEEMYRRRNKNRSMPCAQCYSVFLQCYLDPFRMVKYATYATDSPSVSQPSLLQQRHNVAPGMIMMYIGGKLLFADYIADDGRCSSEDLQKQMARTLATYRRGHCLPPDYSPQVGRPRGRGCQSYYAGPGSGPGRGSDSAME; this is encoded by the exons ATGGAAGACAGACCTGGACCAATATACTTCTTCGATCAG CATTCAAGTAAAAACGACAAACGATCAAGATTTTCGGCTGACCGCCCACCTTTTCCTTTACGATACTACTGTAACCAGCCATCCTTTGAATCAGTCATTAATAG GTCGGTCGCCTACGGTGTCTCCGAAGAAGAGGATGACGACGACAGTGAAATGAagagagaaaaacagaaaaggggaataAAATGGGAAACGCTGCTTAGTTCAAAAAATAGTCAGGGATCTGTAGGTGCTTGGGGATCTGGGGTGGAGGACAAGGTACATCTGAATGAGCTTAGAAAAAGAGCTGCTTATCTCCTCCAGGAGCTGGGAAAGTTGCTCCATCAGTGTGATAGATGCGAGGTAGATTTTTCTCTGCCCCGGGGGCTGATGAATATATTGAATTACACCTGGAATGAGCTGACAGGAGTAGACGCTTATGATAAACGACGGTGGAAATCCCTGGACTTCACAGGTAGGAAAGAGCGCGACCTGAAAGCCGCGTTGGCTGCAGCGGAGCCTTCCGTTGATGCGCGTCAGACGGACGGCTTACAGgtcaagaaaaaaaacagaaagacggCGGAAAAACTCAGTGAAGAAATCGTCCTGGAATCTCCGAGCTTGCAAAACAAGCAAACGAATGCCAAGGCACACAGCTGTGAGTGTTTAACGT TAGAATCATCTGAAGTACCAACCACTATAAGCTTCTCAATATCTTCTGGACTCTGCAGGGATCAAG GCTGGCTTATTTACCCAGAGCCGCCACCTCCCGATGACCCTGATTGGCAGGCACAGTGCCAGTGGGTTGTGGAGAGGCTTCAGCCGGTGGTAAAAGCCAT AAAGGAGCAAACTGCAAAGCTTAAGGAGCAAGGACTCACCAAGTCACTGGTGTTGCGTCACTATGGGGATGACAGGAAAAGAGCTGTGATTGGTTGCAGGAGGGCAGGTGTTCCTTTCTGCGGGCCTCCTCCACTCCCCCAGATGGTCCAAGAAGAACCATCACTGCCAAAGCTGCACTACAGAACCGACGACGGGACCTCCTTCATCTA CTACCCTTCAGGGCGTGTAGCAGTGTGCCAGACCCCTTCCGGACTGCTATGTGGCGGCTTCTACACCAATGTGTTTGGGGACAGTCCTGAGCAGGACATTCTGGCCACCTTCACGGCATTAGGCTGCGGCAGTGTCACACACCCACTCAG TGGCACAGTGACAGCGACGTGGAATCAGCGTGGGGGGTTTATGTGTGATCCAAATGGGGCTGTGAAGAAGGAATGGATCTGGGGCCTCAGAACCTCATCCAATGGTCCAATCCGAATGCAG GTGACTGAGCTGATCTCATTGCGAGTGCGGAGCCCAGCCTCGGCTACTCTCTGGTTCAGGGGTCCCCAGGAGAGTGTGCAGCTGTCAATCACTCCTCCTTCTGGTGTGAAAAGCCTG GAAGCAGTGAGGCCAACAGAGGCAGTGACAACGGAGGTGACAAACTCTCAGATGAACCGCGTGGCTCAGCCAGGACGACAGATGGAACAGGAACTGAGACGGCTTCGACGAAGAGCTGGGAGCATCGTGGATTGCTGGTTGGAACACTACCGTGTCACCGTTG GTCTGAAGGTTTCAGAATCCCCCTGCTGGACCCCTCTGAAACAGCAGCTTCCATCAGCAGCCCTGGACTCCATTTCCACTGCTGGTACAGAAGTCCCATACTCAGAGCAGCCATTAGGGGGCAGTGCTGAGGGGCACATGACAATTCACCATCAGTCTGCACCTGCAAACAGCATCCGGTGGGACTTGCCCATCTGCACTCCAGTGTCACG CAGGTTGAAAACCCCACGGGACGAGAAAAGAGGGGAAGCTCAGTATGTCAGAGAGGCTGGGCCGCTCCGGGTGTACAGCAACGTCATGCTGGA TCTGCTACTGACCTCCAGAAGCTCAGAAATATCCCAGCCCCACCCTGTACCCCCAGGCCTCTCTGTGCCCTGCCCCAGCCTGCTACGGGCCACCCTGCTTGGCCACGAGGGGTGCCGGCTGTGCCCCTGCAGTGCCCACTGCATGCCCCTGCTGACAGACCTGGAGTATGACACGTTCATCTCCAGCCAGGCGCTGCGGCGTCAGCAGATCCTGATCGTGTGCGTGGCCGCAGCGCAAAACCCGCGGTCTGCGTCTGCTGAGGCTGCGCTGGAGGAGATGtacaggaggaggaacaagaaCAGGAGCATGCCATGTGCTCAG TGTTACAGTGTCTTTCTCCAGTGCTACCTGGATCCATTCCGCATGGTGAAGTACGCGACCTATGCCACAGACTCGCCTTCAGTCTCACAGCCTTCTTTGCTTCAGCAGAGACACAATGTAGCTCCGGGGATGATCATG ATGTACATCGgggggaagctgctgtttgcagATTATATAGCTGACGATGGCAGATGTTCATCCGAGGACCTCCAGAAGCAGATGGCCAGAACACTGGCGACTTACCGTCGTGGTCACTGCCTGCCACCTGACTACAG TCCTCAGGTGGGGCGCCCAAGAGGAAGGGGCTGCCAATCCTATTACGCAGGGCCTGGGAGTGGACCAGGACGTGGGAGTGACTCTGCTATGGAATAG
- the LOC125739472 gene encoding uncharacterized protein C3orf20-like isoform X1, protein MEDRPGPIYFFDQHSSKNDKRSRFSADRPPFPLRYYCNQPSFESVINRSVAYGVSEEEDDDDSEMKREKQKRGIKWETLLSSKNSQGSVGAWGSGVEDKVHLNELRKRAAYLLQELGKLLHQCDRCEVDFSLPRGLMNILNYTWNELTGVDAYDKRRWKSLDFTGRKERDLKAALAAAEPSVDARQTDGLQVKKKNRKTAEKLSEEIVLESPSLQNKQTNAKAHSCECLTLESSEVPTTISFSISSGLCRDQGWLIYPEPPPPDDPDWQAQCQWVVERLQPVVKAIKEQTAKLKEQGLTKSLVLRHYGDDRKRAVIGCRRAGVPFCGPPPLPQMVQEEPSLPKLHYRTDDGTSFIYYPSGRVAVCQTPSGLLCGGFYTNVFGDSPEQDILATFTALGCGSVTHPLSGTVTATWNQRGGFMCDPNGAVKKEWIWGLRTSSNGPIRMQVTELISLRVRSPASATLWFRGPQESVQLSITPPSGVKSLEAVRPTEAVTTEVTNSQMNRVAQPGRQMEQELRRLRRRAGSIVDCWLEHYRVTVGLKVSESPCWTPLKQQLPSAALDSISTAGTEVPYSEQPLGGSAEGHMTIHHQSAPANSIRWDLPICTPVSRRLKTPRDEKRGEAQYVREAGPLRVYSNVMLDLLLTSRSSEISQPHPVPPGLSVPCPSLLRATLLGHEGCRLCPCSAHCMPLLTDLEYDTFISSQALRRQQILIVCVAAAQNPRSASAEAALEEMYRRRNKNRSMPCAQCYSVFLQCYLDPFRMVKYATYATDSPSVSQPSLLQQRHNVAPGMIMMYIGGKLLFADYIADDGRCSSEDLQKQMARTLATYRRGHCLPPDYRFSPQVGRPRGRGCQSYYAGPGSGPGRGSDSAME, encoded by the exons ATGGAAGACAGACCTGGACCAATATACTTCTTCGATCAG CATTCAAGTAAAAACGACAAACGATCAAGATTTTCGGCTGACCGCCCACCTTTTCCTTTACGATACTACTGTAACCAGCCATCCTTTGAATCAGTCATTAATAG GTCGGTCGCCTACGGTGTCTCCGAAGAAGAGGATGACGACGACAGTGAAATGAagagagaaaaacagaaaaggggaataAAATGGGAAACGCTGCTTAGTTCAAAAAATAGTCAGGGATCTGTAGGTGCTTGGGGATCTGGGGTGGAGGACAAGGTACATCTGAATGAGCTTAGAAAAAGAGCTGCTTATCTCCTCCAGGAGCTGGGAAAGTTGCTCCATCAGTGTGATAGATGCGAGGTAGATTTTTCTCTGCCCCGGGGGCTGATGAATATATTGAATTACACCTGGAATGAGCTGACAGGAGTAGACGCTTATGATAAACGACGGTGGAAATCCCTGGACTTCACAGGTAGGAAAGAGCGCGACCTGAAAGCCGCGTTGGCTGCAGCGGAGCCTTCCGTTGATGCGCGTCAGACGGACGGCTTACAGgtcaagaaaaaaaacagaaagacggCGGAAAAACTCAGTGAAGAAATCGTCCTGGAATCTCCGAGCTTGCAAAACAAGCAAACGAATGCCAAGGCACACAGCTGTGAGTGTTTAACGT TAGAATCATCTGAAGTACCAACCACTATAAGCTTCTCAATATCTTCTGGACTCTGCAGGGATCAAG GCTGGCTTATTTACCCAGAGCCGCCACCTCCCGATGACCCTGATTGGCAGGCACAGTGCCAGTGGGTTGTGGAGAGGCTTCAGCCGGTGGTAAAAGCCAT AAAGGAGCAAACTGCAAAGCTTAAGGAGCAAGGACTCACCAAGTCACTGGTGTTGCGTCACTATGGGGATGACAGGAAAAGAGCTGTGATTGGTTGCAGGAGGGCAGGTGTTCCTTTCTGCGGGCCTCCTCCACTCCCCCAGATGGTCCAAGAAGAACCATCACTGCCAAAGCTGCACTACAGAACCGACGACGGGACCTCCTTCATCTA CTACCCTTCAGGGCGTGTAGCAGTGTGCCAGACCCCTTCCGGACTGCTATGTGGCGGCTTCTACACCAATGTGTTTGGGGACAGTCCTGAGCAGGACATTCTGGCCACCTTCACGGCATTAGGCTGCGGCAGTGTCACACACCCACTCAG TGGCACAGTGACAGCGACGTGGAATCAGCGTGGGGGGTTTATGTGTGATCCAAATGGGGCTGTGAAGAAGGAATGGATCTGGGGCCTCAGAACCTCATCCAATGGTCCAATCCGAATGCAG GTGACTGAGCTGATCTCATTGCGAGTGCGGAGCCCAGCCTCGGCTACTCTCTGGTTCAGGGGTCCCCAGGAGAGTGTGCAGCTGTCAATCACTCCTCCTTCTGGTGTGAAAAGCCTG GAAGCAGTGAGGCCAACAGAGGCAGTGACAACGGAGGTGACAAACTCTCAGATGAACCGCGTGGCTCAGCCAGGACGACAGATGGAACAGGAACTGAGACGGCTTCGACGAAGAGCTGGGAGCATCGTGGATTGCTGGTTGGAACACTACCGTGTCACCGTTG GTCTGAAGGTTTCAGAATCCCCCTGCTGGACCCCTCTGAAACAGCAGCTTCCATCAGCAGCCCTGGACTCCATTTCCACTGCTGGTACAGAAGTCCCATACTCAGAGCAGCCATTAGGGGGCAGTGCTGAGGGGCACATGACAATTCACCATCAGTCTGCACCTGCAAACAGCATCCGGTGGGACTTGCCCATCTGCACTCCAGTGTCACG CAGGTTGAAAACCCCACGGGACGAGAAAAGAGGGGAAGCTCAGTATGTCAGAGAGGCTGGGCCGCTCCGGGTGTACAGCAACGTCATGCTGGA TCTGCTACTGACCTCCAGAAGCTCAGAAATATCCCAGCCCCACCCTGTACCCCCAGGCCTCTCTGTGCCCTGCCCCAGCCTGCTACGGGCCACCCTGCTTGGCCACGAGGGGTGCCGGCTGTGCCCCTGCAGTGCCCACTGCATGCCCCTGCTGACAGACCTGGAGTATGACACGTTCATCTCCAGCCAGGCGCTGCGGCGTCAGCAGATCCTGATCGTGTGCGTGGCCGCAGCGCAAAACCCGCGGTCTGCGTCTGCTGAGGCTGCGCTGGAGGAGATGtacaggaggaggaacaagaaCAGGAGCATGCCATGTGCTCAG TGTTACAGTGTCTTTCTCCAGTGCTACCTGGATCCATTCCGCATGGTGAAGTACGCGACCTATGCCACAGACTCGCCTTCAGTCTCACAGCCTTCTTTGCTTCAGCAGAGACACAATGTAGCTCCGGGGATGATCATG ATGTACATCGgggggaagctgctgtttgcagATTATATAGCTGACGATGGCAGATGTTCATCCGAGGACCTCCAGAAGCAGATGGCCAGAACACTGGCGACTTACCGTCGTGGTCACTGCCTGCCACCTGACTACAGGTTCAG TCCTCAGGTGGGGCGCCCAAGAGGAAGGGGCTGCCAATCCTATTACGCAGGGCCTGGGAGTGGACCAGGACGTGGGAGTGACTCTGCTATGGAATAG
- the LOC125739472 gene encoding uncharacterized protein C3orf20-like isoform X5 has protein sequence MEDRPGPIYFFDQHSSKNDKRSRFSADRPPFPLRYYCNQPSFESVINRSVAYGVSEEEDDDDSEMKREKQKRGIKWETLLSSKNSQGSVGAWGSGVEDKVHLNELRKRAAYLLQELGKLLHQCDRCEVDFSLPRGLMNILNYTWNELTGVDAYDKRRWKSLDFTGRKERDLKAALAAAEPSVDARQTDGLQVKKKNRKTAEKLSEEIVLESPSLQNKQTNAKAHSCECLTLESSEVPTTISFSISSGLCRDQGWLIYPEPPPPDDPDWQAQCQWVVERLQPVVKAIKEQTAKLKEQGLTKSLVLRHYGDDRKRAVIGCRRAGVPFCGPPPLPQMVQEEPSLPKLHYRTDDGTSFIYYPSGRVAVCQTPSGLLCGGFYTNVFGDSPEQDILATFTALGCGSVTHPLSGTVTATWNQRGGFMCDPNGAVKKEWIWGLRTSSNGPIRMQVTELISLRVRSPASATLWFRGPQESVQLSITPPSGVKSLEAVRPTEAVTTEVTNSQMNRVAQPGRQMEQELRRLRRRAGSIVDCWLEHYRVTVGLKVSESPCWTPLKQQLPSAALDSISTAGTEVPYSEQPLGGSAEGHMTIHHQSAPANSIRWDLPICTPVSRRLKTPRDEKRGEAQYVREAGPLRVYSNVMLDLLLTSRSSEISQPHPVPPGLSVPCPSLLRATLLGHEGCRLCPCSAHCMPLLTDLEYDTFISSQALRRQQILIVCVAAAQNPRSASAEAALEEMYRRRNKNRSMPCAQCYLDPFRMVKYATYATDSPSVSQPSLLQQRHNVAPGMIMMYIGGKLLFADYIADDGRCSSEDLQKQMARTLATYRRGHCLPPDYRFSPQVGRPRGRGCQSYYAGPGSGPGRGSDSAME, from the exons ATGGAAGACAGACCTGGACCAATATACTTCTTCGATCAG CATTCAAGTAAAAACGACAAACGATCAAGATTTTCGGCTGACCGCCCACCTTTTCCTTTACGATACTACTGTAACCAGCCATCCTTTGAATCAGTCATTAATAG GTCGGTCGCCTACGGTGTCTCCGAAGAAGAGGATGACGACGACAGTGAAATGAagagagaaaaacagaaaaggggaataAAATGGGAAACGCTGCTTAGTTCAAAAAATAGTCAGGGATCTGTAGGTGCTTGGGGATCTGGGGTGGAGGACAAGGTACATCTGAATGAGCTTAGAAAAAGAGCTGCTTATCTCCTCCAGGAGCTGGGAAAGTTGCTCCATCAGTGTGATAGATGCGAGGTAGATTTTTCTCTGCCCCGGGGGCTGATGAATATATTGAATTACACCTGGAATGAGCTGACAGGAGTAGACGCTTATGATAAACGACGGTGGAAATCCCTGGACTTCACAGGTAGGAAAGAGCGCGACCTGAAAGCCGCGTTGGCTGCAGCGGAGCCTTCCGTTGATGCGCGTCAGACGGACGGCTTACAGgtcaagaaaaaaaacagaaagacggCGGAAAAACTCAGTGAAGAAATCGTCCTGGAATCTCCGAGCTTGCAAAACAAGCAAACGAATGCCAAGGCACACAGCTGTGAGTGTTTAACGT TAGAATCATCTGAAGTACCAACCACTATAAGCTTCTCAATATCTTCTGGACTCTGCAGGGATCAAG GCTGGCTTATTTACCCAGAGCCGCCACCTCCCGATGACCCTGATTGGCAGGCACAGTGCCAGTGGGTTGTGGAGAGGCTTCAGCCGGTGGTAAAAGCCAT AAAGGAGCAAACTGCAAAGCTTAAGGAGCAAGGACTCACCAAGTCACTGGTGTTGCGTCACTATGGGGATGACAGGAAAAGAGCTGTGATTGGTTGCAGGAGGGCAGGTGTTCCTTTCTGCGGGCCTCCTCCACTCCCCCAGATGGTCCAAGAAGAACCATCACTGCCAAAGCTGCACTACAGAACCGACGACGGGACCTCCTTCATCTA CTACCCTTCAGGGCGTGTAGCAGTGTGCCAGACCCCTTCCGGACTGCTATGTGGCGGCTTCTACACCAATGTGTTTGGGGACAGTCCTGAGCAGGACATTCTGGCCACCTTCACGGCATTAGGCTGCGGCAGTGTCACACACCCACTCAG TGGCACAGTGACAGCGACGTGGAATCAGCGTGGGGGGTTTATGTGTGATCCAAATGGGGCTGTGAAGAAGGAATGGATCTGGGGCCTCAGAACCTCATCCAATGGTCCAATCCGAATGCAG GTGACTGAGCTGATCTCATTGCGAGTGCGGAGCCCAGCCTCGGCTACTCTCTGGTTCAGGGGTCCCCAGGAGAGTGTGCAGCTGTCAATCACTCCTCCTTCTGGTGTGAAAAGCCTG GAAGCAGTGAGGCCAACAGAGGCAGTGACAACGGAGGTGACAAACTCTCAGATGAACCGCGTGGCTCAGCCAGGACGACAGATGGAACAGGAACTGAGACGGCTTCGACGAAGAGCTGGGAGCATCGTGGATTGCTGGTTGGAACACTACCGTGTCACCGTTG GTCTGAAGGTTTCAGAATCCCCCTGCTGGACCCCTCTGAAACAGCAGCTTCCATCAGCAGCCCTGGACTCCATTTCCACTGCTGGTACAGAAGTCCCATACTCAGAGCAGCCATTAGGGGGCAGTGCTGAGGGGCACATGACAATTCACCATCAGTCTGCACCTGCAAACAGCATCCGGTGGGACTTGCCCATCTGCACTCCAGTGTCACG CAGGTTGAAAACCCCACGGGACGAGAAAAGAGGGGAAGCTCAGTATGTCAGAGAGGCTGGGCCGCTCCGGGTGTACAGCAACGTCATGCTGGA TCTGCTACTGACCTCCAGAAGCTCAGAAATATCCCAGCCCCACCCTGTACCCCCAGGCCTCTCTGTGCCCTGCCCCAGCCTGCTACGGGCCACCCTGCTTGGCCACGAGGGGTGCCGGCTGTGCCCCTGCAGTGCCCACTGCATGCCCCTGCTGACAGACCTGGAGTATGACACGTTCATCTCCAGCCAGGCGCTGCGGCGTCAGCAGATCCTGATCGTGTGCGTGGCCGCAGCGCAAAACCCGCGGTCTGCGTCTGCTGAGGCTGCGCTGGAGGAGATGtacaggaggaggaacaagaaCAGGAGCATGCCATGTGCTCAG TGCTACCTGGATCCATTCCGCATGGTGAAGTACGCGACCTATGCCACAGACTCGCCTTCAGTCTCACAGCCTTCTTTGCTTCAGCAGAGACACAATGTAGCTCCGGGGATGATCATG ATGTACATCGgggggaagctgctgtttgcagATTATATAGCTGACGATGGCAGATGTTCATCCGAGGACCTCCAGAAGCAGATGGCCAGAACACTGGCGACTTACCGTCGTGGTCACTGCCTGCCACCTGACTACAGGTTCAG TCCTCAGGTGGGGCGCCCAAGAGGAAGGGGCTGCCAATCCTATTACGCAGGGCCTGGGAGTGGACCAGGACGTGGGAGTGACTCTGCTATGGAATAG
- the LOC125739472 gene encoding uncharacterized protein LOC125739472 isoform X10: MEDRPGPIYFFDQHSSKNDKRSRFSADRPPFPLRYYCNQPSFESVINRSVAYGVSEEEDDDDSEMKREKQKRGIKWETLLSSKNSQGSVGAWGSGVEDKVHLNELRKRAAYLLQELGKLLHQCDRCEVDFSLPRGLMNILNYTWNELTGVDAYDKRRWKSLDFTGRKERDLKAALAAAEPSVDARQTDGLQVKKKNRKTAEKLSEEIVLESPSLQNKQTNAKAHSCECLTLESSEVPTTISFSISSGLCRDQGWLIYPEPPPPDDPDWQAQCQWVVERLQPVVKAIKEQTAKLKEQGLTKSLVLRHYGDDRKRAVIGCRRAGVPFCGPPPLPQMVQEEPSLPKLHYRTDDGTSFIYYPSGRVAVCQTPSGLLCGGFYTNVFGDSPEQDILATFTALGCGSVTHPLSGTVTATWNQRGGFMCDPNGAVKKEWIWGLRTSSNGPIRMQVTELISLRVRSPASATLWFRGPQESVQLSITPPSGVKSLEAVRPTEAVTTEVTNSQMNRVAQPGRQMEQELRRLRRRAGSIVDCWLEHYRVTVGLKVSESPCWTPLKQQLPSAALDSISTAAG, from the exons ATGGAAGACAGACCTGGACCAATATACTTCTTCGATCAG CATTCAAGTAAAAACGACAAACGATCAAGATTTTCGGCTGACCGCCCACCTTTTCCTTTACGATACTACTGTAACCAGCCATCCTTTGAATCAGTCATTAATAG GTCGGTCGCCTACGGTGTCTCCGAAGAAGAGGATGACGACGACAGTGAAATGAagagagaaaaacagaaaaggggaataAAATGGGAAACGCTGCTTAGTTCAAAAAATAGTCAGGGATCTGTAGGTGCTTGGGGATCTGGGGTGGAGGACAAGGTACATCTGAATGAGCTTAGAAAAAGAGCTGCTTATCTCCTCCAGGAGCTGGGAAAGTTGCTCCATCAGTGTGATAGATGCGAGGTAGATTTTTCTCTGCCCCGGGGGCTGATGAATATATTGAATTACACCTGGAATGAGCTGACAGGAGTAGACGCTTATGATAAACGACGGTGGAAATCCCTGGACTTCACAGGTAGGAAAGAGCGCGACCTGAAAGCCGCGTTGGCTGCAGCGGAGCCTTCCGTTGATGCGCGTCAGACGGACGGCTTACAGgtcaagaaaaaaaacagaaagacggCGGAAAAACTCAGTGAAGAAATCGTCCTGGAATCTCCGAGCTTGCAAAACAAGCAAACGAATGCCAAGGCACACAGCTGTGAGTGTTTAACGT TAGAATCATCTGAAGTACCAACCACTATAAGCTTCTCAATATCTTCTGGACTCTGCAGGGATCAAG GCTGGCTTATTTACCCAGAGCCGCCACCTCCCGATGACCCTGATTGGCAGGCACAGTGCCAGTGGGTTGTGGAGAGGCTTCAGCCGGTGGTAAAAGCCAT AAAGGAGCAAACTGCAAAGCTTAAGGAGCAAGGACTCACCAAGTCACTGGTGTTGCGTCACTATGGGGATGACAGGAAAAGAGCTGTGATTGGTTGCAGGAGGGCAGGTGTTCCTTTCTGCGGGCCTCCTCCACTCCCCCAGATGGTCCAAGAAGAACCATCACTGCCAAAGCTGCACTACAGAACCGACGACGGGACCTCCTTCATCTA CTACCCTTCAGGGCGTGTAGCAGTGTGCCAGACCCCTTCCGGACTGCTATGTGGCGGCTTCTACACCAATGTGTTTGGGGACAGTCCTGAGCAGGACATTCTGGCCACCTTCACGGCATTAGGCTGCGGCAGTGTCACACACCCACTCAG TGGCACAGTGACAGCGACGTGGAATCAGCGTGGGGGGTTTATGTGTGATCCAAATGGGGCTGTGAAGAAGGAATGGATCTGGGGCCTCAGAACCTCATCCAATGGTCCAATCCGAATGCAG GTGACTGAGCTGATCTCATTGCGAGTGCGGAGCCCAGCCTCGGCTACTCTCTGGTTCAGGGGTCCCCAGGAGAGTGTGCAGCTGTCAATCACTCCTCCTTCTGGTGTGAAAAGCCTG GAAGCAGTGAGGCCAACAGAGGCAGTGACAACGGAGGTGACAAACTCTCAGATGAACCGCGTGGCTCAGCCAGGACGACAGATGGAACAGGAACTGAGACGGCTTCGACGAAGAGCTGGGAGCATCGTGGATTGCTGGTTGGAACACTACCGTGTCACCGTTG GTCTGAAGGTTTCAGAATCCCCCTGCTGGACCCCTCTGAAACAGCAGCTTCCATCAGCAGCCCTGGACTCCATTTCCACTGCTG CAGGTTGA